GTAGACCCAGTAGCCGACGAAGGCGAGGGTGTCGAAGATGCCCGCGATGGCGAGGAGGCGGAGGATCGGCGCGACGCTGTCCCACTGGGGTCCGAGGAAGACCGCGGTGATGGGCACGGCCGTGCTCGCGACGAGGCCGAGGCCCGCGCCGAGCGTGTAGCCGAGGGCGAGCTGGCCCCGGGCGACGTAGTCGGCGAAGCGGCGCTGCTCGTCCGCGAGGCGGGAGAGGACGGGGATCGCGACGGTGGTGAGGGGGCTGCGGATCTGCGCGAGCGGCGTCATGAGGAGCTGGAACGCGCGGTTGTAGATGCCGAGGGATCCGGCGCCGAAGCGGAGGCCGACGAGGAACGTGTCGATGTTGTTGCTCACGTAGCCGACCATCTGGCTCGACACCATGTTCCAGCCGAAGCGGAGGAGCGGGCCCATGGGCTCGCCGCGGCTCGGGAGGCCCGGGATCCAGCGGGCGAAGCCGACCGCGAGGGCGAGCAGCACGAGCGTCTGCGTCAGCTGCTGCGCGACGAGCGCCCAGTACCCCCAGCCGAGGAGCGCTCCGCCGATCGCGACGAGGAGGGCGACCGCGGGCGCGGTGACGTCGGCGGTCGCGAGCGCGCGGAAGCGGAGGCTGCGGGTGAGGCTCGCGCGGTACTGCGTGGCGAGGCCGTTGAAGACGAAGGTGAGGCTCAGGGCGTGCGCGATGGGGATCAGCTCGTCGTGGCCGAAGACCGCGGCGAGCGGCCAGGCCGCGCAGAAGACCAGGGCGGCGAGCACGAGGCCGATGCCGGCGTTGATCCACCAGAGGTTGTCGCGCTGGCCGCGGCTGAGGTCGCGGGCCTGGATGGCCGCGTTGGAGAGGCCGAAGTCGCGGAAGATCTCGCCGATCCCGATGATCGCGAGGACCATCGCGAGCAGGCCGTAGTCGGTGGGCGTGAGCAGGCGCGCGAGGACGACGACGGACGCGACCTGGATGAGGATCCGGACGAGCTGCGCGCCGATCGTGACGATCGCGCCGCGGGCCGCACGGGCGCCGAGGCCCTGCGTGGCGGCGGGCGGGGCGTCGACGGCCTGCGCGACGCTCGCGGCGGGATCGCCGGCGGAGGCGGCGCGGGGGTCGCCGGGCAGGGCGGTGGGCATGGGGCTCCGTCGTCGGGTCGAGGAGGGGGTGGCGACCGGGTCGGCTGCGGGTGACAGCCGGATCACCGCGAGCTCGGGTGTCGGGTGGGTGGGCCCGCCGGGTACGCGGTCCGCGCCTCAGCGTACGCGAGGGCGCCGCCCGGGTCCCGCCCCAGAACGCGGGGTGCGCGGGCCCGGTGGCGGACGCACCCCGGCCGGCGGCTCAGCCCCGCTCGACCCCGCGGACGATGCGGAGCGCGCGGCGGTACGCGGACGCGTGCGCGGTGCCGGCGCGGTCCCAGTCGCGTCCCGAGAGCGCGGGCGACGCCGAGCGCGCGCCCGTGCGCACGGCCTCGGTGGCGCGGAGGAGCTCGTCGGGGGTCAGGTCGCCGGCGAACAGGTGGATCCAGCCCGGGCCGACCTCCTCCGCGAGCGCGCGGTTGACCGCGTTGTCCGGCACGAGCACGGGCCGGTCGAGCGACAGCGCCGCCAGGGTGCCGCCGGAGTTGTGCATGAACCGGTACGGCAGCACGACGAGCTCGGAGCCCGTGACGATCTCCACGAGCTCGGCGTCGGAGAGGAAGCGCAGGTCGAGGCGGATCCGGTCGTCACCCGCGGCGAGCGCGCGGATCGTGTCGGCCAGCTCCGCGGTCGACGGGTTGCCGCCGATGCGCAGCGACAGGTCCGCGCCCGCGTCGCCCGCGCCGCGGAAGGACGCGACGAGGTCCTCGACGCCCTTGTACCGGCGCACGAGCCCGACGTAGCCGAGCCGGCCGGGCACGACCTCCTCGCGCGGCTGGTCGCGGAACCAGTCGCGGTAGTGGCCGTGCAGGATCGTGGCGTGCGGCTGGTCGGCGGGGATCTCCGTGAGCGGGTTCACGCGGATCCGGAGCGTCGTCCTCCGCTCCATGAGCGCGAGCAGGAGCGTCTCGCGCCGGCTGATGCCCTGGGGGCGCTCGAGGTTGTGCACCGTGCGGACGATCGGGGTGCGCCGGATCGCGAGCCGCGCGAGGAACGCGACGGTCAGCGCCTGCCGCACCGCCTTCTTCAGCGGGCTGCGGCCGTCCACGAGGATCTCGGGCCAGTGCACGTGGAACACGTCGTAGCGGCCGAGGAGCGCGGTGCGCCAGCTGAAGTGCAGGGGGCGGACGCCGGGCGTCGCGGCGAGCGCGCGCCCGAGCATCACGATGTACGGGTTCGTCGTGGGACGCGGCGCCTGCGAGGACTGCAGCACGACGAGGTCGCGGCCGGGCGGGCGGGAGGGGACGGTCATGGCGCTCCTGGGCGGGACGACCGGCGGCGGGTCGTCGGGCGCGACCCAAGGGGTCGTCGGTCGAGGAAATAGACTATGCCACCACCCGCCCGTG
The nucleotide sequence above comes from Clavibacter sp. B3I6. Encoded proteins:
- a CDS encoding lipopolysaccharide biosynthesis protein, with product MPTALPGDPRAASAGDPAASVAQAVDAPPAATQGLGARAARGAIVTIGAQLVRILIQVASVVVLARLLTPTDYGLLAMVLAIIGIGEIFRDFGLSNAAIQARDLSRGQRDNLWWINAGIGLVLAALVFCAAWPLAAVFGHDELIPIAHALSLTFVFNGLATQYRASLTRSLRFRALATADVTAPAVALLVAIGGALLGWGYWALVAQQLTQTLVLLALAVGFARWIPGLPSRGEPMGPLLRFGWNMVSSQMVGYVSNNIDTFLVGLRFGAGSLGIYNRAFQLLMTPLAQIRSPLTTVAIPVLSRLADEQRRFADYVARGQLALGYTLGAGLGLVASTAVPITAVFLGPQWDSVAPILRLLAIAGIFDTLAFVGYWVYVSRGLTGDLFRFSLLSAAIKVTCILVGSTGGIVGIAAGYAAAPAICWPISLWWLSRKAPIPTRRLYMGALRIIGVVGVVSVATGALLALVDTGSDVLQLLAGVGTTVVLYALAVALVPAVRRDVRGVLDLARVLPKARRGSAPTAPTAPTAPAAPADGTGPAAAPAEPAPAGVDAGGVRTRS
- a CDS encoding glycosyl transferase, with the translated sequence MTVPSRPPGRDLVVLQSSQAPRPTTNPYIVMLGRALAATPGVRPLHFSWRTALLGRYDVFHVHWPEILVDGRSPLKKAVRQALTVAFLARLAIRRTPIVRTVHNLERPQGISRRETLLLALMERRTTLRIRVNPLTEIPADQPHATILHGHYRDWFRDQPREEVVPGRLGYVGLVRRYKGVEDLVASFRGAGDAGADLSLRIGGNPSTAELADTIRALAAGDDRIRLDLRFLSDAELVEIVTGSELVVLPYRFMHNSGGTLAALSLDRPVLVPDNAVNRALAEEVGPGWIHLFAGDLTPDELLRATEAVRTGARSASPALSGRDWDRAGTAHASAYRRALRIVRGVERG